One Candidatus Thermoplasmatota archaeon DNA segment encodes these proteins:
- a CDS encoding glycosyltransferase family 2 protein — MKISVIIPTINEEDSIGQVIDEIPLDAEIIVVDSNSKDRTVEIARSKGAKVLNEPRLGYGRAYKTGFENATGEIIVALDGDLTYPAYKIKDFIDLLEKENLDFITCDRITNLGKGVMSRKHRFGNFVLNLCTRLLFRIKIKDTQSGMWIFKREILPKLKLTSDEMAFSEELKIEAWRKGFKCKEVPIEYRVRKGEAKILSWKHGIGNLIFLFKKFFAK, encoded by the coding sequence ATGAAAATCTCAGTTATCATTCCTACGATCAATGAGGAGGATTCTATAGGGCAGGTAATAGATGAGATACCTTTAGATGCCGAAATAATAGTAGTGGATAGCAACTCTAAAGATAGAACTGTAGAAATTGCTAGGAGCAAAGGAGCTAAAGTGCTAAACGAGCCAAGACTTGGCTATGGAAGAGCTTATAAAACAGGTTTTGAAAATGCAACTGGCGAAATAATTGTAGCTCTAGATGGTGATCTAACTTACCCTGCATATAAAATTAAAGATTTTATTGATCTTTTAGAAAAAGAAAATTTAGATTTTATTACTTGCGATAGAATTACAAATCTTGGGAAAGGAGTGATGAGCAGAAAGCATAGATTTGGAAATTTTGTTTTGAATTTATGTACTCGTCTGTTATTCAGGATAAAAATAAAAGATACTCAGTCAGGAATGTGGATTTTCAAAAGAGAAATTCTCCCGAAGTTGAAATTGACAAGTGATGAGATGGCTTTTTCTGAGGAGCTAAAAATAGAAGCTTGGCGTAAGGGCTTTAAGTGCAAAGAAGTACCAATTGAGTATAGAGTAAGAAAAGGAGAGGCAAAAATACTCTCTTGGAAACATGGTATCGGTAATTTAATATTTCTGTTCAAAAAATTTTTCGCTAAATGA
- a CDS encoding amino acid-binding ACT domain protein codes for MWECVQKYFKKYPAQEKVAKALINLGLSVKNSKIYCKDIEIASTALARALSVDRRTVSSTIETIASDTKLAEIFKMLEPTCTLKNVAPVMGWDMLEIVLSNTKKPGLLGKIASELGRHNVNIRQAIGEDPQWSRGRLYIITDTKIPGNAILAIREIDGVENIII; via the coding sequence ATGTGGGAGTGTGTACAAAAATATTTCAAAAAATATCCTGCTCAGGAAAAAGTTGCTAAAGCATTAATAAATTTAGGGTTGAGTGTGAAAAATAGTAAAATATACTGCAAAGATATTGAGATAGCAAGTACTGCTTTAGCAAGAGCTTTGAGCGTGGATAGACGCACAGTGTCGAGCACAATAGAAACAATTGCTTCAGATACTAAACTAGCAGAAATTTTTAAAATGTTGGAGCCTACATGCACTTTAAAAAACGTAGCTCCTGTTATGGGCTGGGATATGTTAGAGATAGTTCTGTCAAATACAAAAAAACCAGGACTGTTGGGCAAGATTGCATCCGAGCTCGGGCGGCATAACGTTAACATAAGACAAGCAATTGGAGAAGACCCTCAATGGAGCAGAGGTAGATTGTATATAATAACAGATACAAAAATTCCTGGAAATGCTATTCTAGCAATACGCGAGATTGACGGTGTGGAAAATATTATCATTTAG